One genomic segment of Kiritimatiella glycovorans includes these proteins:
- the pgi gene encoding glucose-6-phosphate isomerase: MSDTPVKANRRPEWKALASHAETMKAVHLRELFSHDRGRASRFTLEACGLTLDYSKNRITDETRELLLKLAEAAGVPEEADAMFRGEKINRTENRAVLHTALRAPKDAEVFVDGRNVIPEVHEVLDCMSTFAERVRSGEWRGATGKPVRNIVNIGIGGSDLGPAMATDALRPWVREDLNVRYVSNVDGAHLFDALRGLDPAETMFVVASKTFTTLETMSNAISARTWMREALGGDAGGHFVAVSAAPEKAIEFGVPEDQIFGFWDWVGGRYSLCSAIGLPLMLAIGPEAFRSMLGGFREMDEHFRGAPLDSNMPVILALLGVWYNNFFGAETHAILPYAQRLHRFAAYFQQGDMESNGKSVDREGRPVEWETGPVIWGEPGTNGQHAFFQSIHQGTRLVPGDFIGFCRSRDTYPGHQDKLMANCFAQTEALAFGRTREEVEAEGVPEHQVPYRVFEGNRPTNTILADELDPPALGRLIALYEHKIFTQGVLWDIYSFDQWGVELGKKLAKTLLAEFEGEPGGHDGSTDALVRRYLDRRR, encoded by the coding sequence ATGAGTGACACGCCCGTAAAAGCGAACCGGCGGCCGGAGTGGAAGGCGCTCGCATCTCACGCGGAAACCATGAAGGCCGTCCACCTCCGCGAGCTGTTCAGCCACGACCGGGGCCGCGCCTCCCGTTTCACGCTCGAAGCCTGCGGCCTCACGCTCGACTACTCCAAGAACCGCATCACCGACGAGACCCGCGAGCTTCTGCTCAAGCTGGCGGAGGCCGCCGGGGTGCCGGAAGAGGCCGACGCGATGTTTCGCGGCGAGAAGATCAATCGCACGGAAAATCGCGCCGTGCTCCATACCGCCCTGCGCGCGCCGAAGGACGCCGAAGTCTTCGTCGACGGCCGGAATGTGATCCCGGAAGTGCATGAGGTGCTCGACTGCATGAGCACGTTCGCGGAGCGGGTGCGGAGCGGCGAATGGCGCGGGGCGACGGGAAAACCCGTCCGGAATATCGTCAATATCGGGATCGGGGGTTCCGACCTCGGGCCGGCGATGGCCACCGATGCGCTGCGTCCCTGGGTGCGCGAGGACCTGAACGTGCGGTACGTCTCGAACGTGGACGGCGCGCATCTCTTCGACGCGCTGCGCGGACTCGACCCGGCGGAGACGATGTTCGTCGTGGCGTCCAAGACCTTCACCACGCTCGAGACGATGAGCAACGCCATCTCTGCCCGCACCTGGATGCGCGAGGCCCTGGGCGGCGACGCGGGAGGGCATTTCGTCGCCGTCAGCGCCGCCCCGGAGAAGGCCATCGAGTTCGGAGTCCCCGAAGATCAGATCTTCGGGTTCTGGGACTGGGTGGGAGGACGCTACTCGCTCTGCTCGGCGATCGGCCTGCCGCTGATGCTCGCCATCGGACCGGAGGCCTTCCGGTCGATGCTCGGCGGATTCCGCGAGATGGACGAGCATTTCCGCGGCGCGCCGCTCGATTCGAACATGCCGGTGATCCTCGCGCTGCTCGGGGTCTGGTACAACAATTTCTTCGGCGCGGAGACGCACGCGATCCTTCCCTACGCCCAGCGGCTGCACCGGTTCGCCGCTTACTTCCAGCAGGGCGATATGGAGAGCAACGGCAAATCGGTAGACCGGGAGGGACGGCCCGTGGAGTGGGAGACCGGCCCCGTCATCTGGGGCGAGCCGGGCACCAACGGTCAGCACGCCTTCTTCCAGTCGATCCACCAGGGCACCAGGCTCGTGCCGGGCGATTTCATCGGTTTCTGCCGCAGCCGCGACACGTATCCCGGTCACCAGGACAAACTGATGGCCAACTGTTTTGCCCAGACCGAGGCGCTCGCCTTCGGACGGACCCGGGAAGAGGTCGAGGCCGAAGGCGTGCCCGAACACCAGGTGCCGTATCGGGTATTCGAGGGCAACCGTCCGACGAATACCATCCTCGCCGACGAACTCGATCCGCCCGCGCTGGGGCGCCTGATCGCCCTCTACGAGCATAAGATCTTCACTCAGGGCGTCCTCTGGGATATCTACTCCTTCGACCAGTGGGGGGTTGAACTGGGCAAAAAACTTGCAAAGACCCTGCTCGCGGAGTTTGAGGGCGAACCCGGCGGACACGACGGGTCGACCGACGCACTCGTGCGACGTTACCTGGACAGACGCCGATGA
- the murJ gene encoding murein biosynthesis integral membrane protein MurJ → MSRDHHMLKSVTTVGGCTLLSRVLGLARDVLMAGFFGTSGAMSSFVLAFTLPNLFRRLFGEGALSSSFIPVFTHDLEHTGRDAAWIFARKVFSLAALVLLALTAGVVLSAHGLLSLAAVPDRLQPVLDLTRIMFPYMLFICLAALFRAALNACGHYAVPAAAPCLLNLVWIAAVVLICPQVGGGPAGQIRVVAWAVVLAGILQWLVQVPSAIERGFRPGFDPDTRDPRVRRVIQLMGPAALGMAVTQFNVVIDRLLAYAVGPQAPAALFFSERLIYFPLGIFATALGSVLLPVFSGHAARADHSRIASETGDGLRRMFYLMLPAAAGLGVLAVPVVRMLFEWRIFDGQSTQLTAIALRCYAPGLLVFSAAKVLIPAFYARQDTRTPVRVGAAAMVLNLVLSVTLILALPRPYKHGGIALATVLAEAAHAAALMRILQRETAPLNWKVLRFSALRAAAGTAALVPAALLLHRVLRGMGGALPVKAAQIGAVLGAVAGGAVIYFALTAALGSPEPREFRRALGGGKSKR, encoded by the coding sequence GTGAGTCGCGATCATCATATGCTGAAATCGGTCACGACGGTGGGGGGATGCACCCTGCTGAGCCGTGTGCTGGGACTGGCGCGCGACGTGCTCATGGCCGGTTTTTTCGGCACCTCGGGGGCGATGTCCTCGTTCGTGCTCGCCTTTACGCTTCCCAATCTGTTCCGGCGGCTGTTCGGCGAAGGCGCTCTTTCCTCGTCGTTCATCCCCGTGTTCACGCACGACCTGGAACACACGGGGCGGGATGCGGCCTGGATCTTCGCGCGGAAGGTGTTCTCGCTGGCTGCCCTCGTCCTGCTCGCCCTCACGGCGGGAGTGGTGCTCTCCGCTCACGGTCTCCTGTCGTTGGCCGCCGTCCCGGACCGTCTGCAGCCGGTGCTCGATCTCACGCGGATCATGTTTCCCTACATGCTGTTCATCTGCCTTGCGGCGCTCTTCCGCGCGGCCCTCAACGCCTGCGGCCATTATGCGGTCCCCGCTGCCGCTCCGTGTCTGCTCAATCTCGTCTGGATCGCGGCGGTCGTGCTGATCTGTCCGCAGGTCGGAGGCGGACCCGCGGGGCAGATCCGGGTCGTCGCCTGGGCGGTCGTACTCGCGGGCATCCTGCAGTGGCTGGTCCAGGTGCCCTCCGCGATCGAACGGGGGTTCCGGCCGGGCTTCGACCCCGACACCCGCGATCCGCGCGTCCGCCGCGTGATCCAGCTGATGGGCCCCGCGGCGCTGGGCATGGCGGTCACGCAGTTCAACGTGGTGATCGACCGCCTTCTCGCCTACGCCGTAGGCCCGCAGGCGCCCGCGGCGCTTTTTTTCAGCGAGCGCCTCATCTACTTTCCCCTCGGCATTTTCGCCACAGCGCTCGGGTCGGTGCTTCTGCCCGTGTTTTCCGGTCATGCCGCGCGGGCCGATCACAGCCGCATTGCGTCGGAGACGGGCGACGGGCTGCGCCGCATGTTTTACCTGATGCTTCCCGCCGCCGCGGGTCTGGGTGTCCTGGCGGTACCGGTGGTGCGGATGCTTTTCGAATGGCGGATTTTCGACGGGCAGTCGACGCAGCTCACGGCGATTGCGCTGCGCTGCTACGCGCCCGGTCTGCTGGTGTTCAGCGCCGCCAAGGTGCTCATTCCCGCTTTTTACGCGCGCCAGGACACCCGGACGCCGGTGCGGGTGGGCGCCGCGGCGATGGTTCTGAATCTCGTGCTGAGCGTGACGCTGATCCTCGCGCTGCCGAGGCCGTACAAGCACGGCGGGATCGCGCTCGCCACGGTGCTGGCCGAGGCCGCGCACGCCGCGGCGCTGATGCGCATTCTGCAGCGGGAGACTGCCCCCCTGAACTGGAAGGTTCTCCGATTCTCGGCGCTGCGCGCCGCGGCGGGCACCGCCGCGCTCGTGCCCGCCGCCCTTCTTCTGCACAGAGTTTTACGGGGCATGGGCGGCGCGCTCCCCGTCAAAGCCGCCCAGATCGGCGCCGTGCTCGGGGCGGTCGCGGGCGGGGCCGTCATCTATTTCGCCCTCACCGCCGCCCTGGGCAGTCCCGAGCCGCGGGAGTTCCGCCGCGCCCTGGGCGGCGGGAAATCGAAGCGGTAA
- a CDS encoding VIT1/CCC1 transporter family protein, giving the protein MQTTTDPSTRALLLKFQRNEITEYHIYQSLAELPSASENAEVLRRIADDEKEHYELWKNYTGEDVEPDRKRVLFYTWISRVFGLTFGIKLMERNEDDAQDHYEELAGKIRDAERVFHDEEGHEEKLLRMIDEERLRYIRSVVLGLNDALVELTGALAGLSFALRNTELIALSGSITGFAAALSMAASEYLSAKAERQDRRPVKAALYTGTAYFITVALLILPYLVFGHYGVCLAFVLAEALGIIALFNYYLSVANDEPFRARFTEMSLLSLGVAAVSFLVGIAIRAGLGVET; this is encoded by the coding sequence ATGCAGACGACGACAGACCCCTCGACGCGGGCGCTGCTGCTGAAATTCCAGCGCAACGAAATCACGGAATATCATATCTACCAGTCCCTTGCGGAGCTTCCGTCCGCTTCGGAAAACGCGGAGGTGCTCCGGCGCATCGCCGACGACGAAAAGGAGCATTACGAGCTCTGGAAGAACTATACCGGTGAGGACGTCGAGCCCGACCGGAAGCGGGTGCTGTTCTACACGTGGATCAGCCGCGTGTTCGGGCTGACCTTCGGCATCAAGCTGATGGAGCGCAACGAGGACGACGCCCAGGACCACTACGAGGAACTGGCGGGGAAGATCCGCGACGCCGAGCGCGTCTTTCACGACGAGGAGGGGCACGAGGAAAAGCTGCTCAGGATGATCGACGAGGAGCGGCTGCGCTACATAAGATCGGTGGTGCTCGGGCTCAACGACGCGCTCGTTGAACTGACCGGGGCGCTCGCCGGTCTCTCCTTCGCCCTGCGCAACACCGAACTCATCGCGTTGAGCGGATCGATCACCGGTTTTGCCGCTGCGTTGTCGATGGCGGCCTCCGAGTACCTCTCGGCCAAGGCGGAACGTCAGGATCGCCGGCCGGTCAAGGCCGCGCTGTACACCGGCACCGCCTATTTCATCACCGTGGCGCTGCTGATTCTGCCCTACCTCGTGTTCGGGCACTACGGGGTCTGCCTCGCCTTCGTGCTGGCGGAGGCCCTCGGGATCATCGCCCTGTTCAACTACTACCTATCCGTAGCCAACGACGAACCCTTCCGCGCCCGTTTCACGGAGATGAGTCTGCTCAGCCTCGGCGTGGCCGCCGTGAGTTTCCTGGTCGGAATCGCGATCCGGGCGGGACTCGGGGTGGAGACCTAG
- a CDS encoding carboxy terminal-processing peptidase, whose protein sequence is MIKRLLFLCWCALAALTATAEDRSGDTPFDSRPIAKQLARRLPKMHLLDQPLNDEIATNALTIFLDSLDYNHSYFMRSDVESFRAEADRLDDRLKKGDTSFAREVFSVFMSRVSNRVDHVTALLNEGFRLDREEIYDWKRDRAPWPEDREAWDELWRKRVKNEYVARRVSLELDREATNRTDAAGSGPPGSGEGDTGSADRDLEEQLESPEAFIRDSYQQYLTVLRDYDEEWLVERYLNAFARAYDPHSNYMSPSTVEDFNISMRLSLVGIGAVLRSEDGAAKIVRIIPGGPADRDGRLQPGDKIIAVGQGDEQPQSVLHWPLNKTVQLIRGEKDTTVVLRVIPAARARGGRTETIALVRDKVKLEEQAAKGEVREVDLRGGTYRVGLATLPDFYLDMEAARENPEKARRSSRDMRRILNDLIEKGAEGLVLDLRSNGGGSLQEAIHITGQFINAGPVVQIRERRWGVQVLSDTDTGRLYSGPLVVLVNRLSASASEILAGALQDYGRAIIVGDRRTHGKGTVQTIVPLDQNRDELGKIKVTTASFFRINGSSTQVRGVESDIVLPSVLQYMDIGENELPHALGWSRIGHAFYRPTRYWRDMLPELLRNSETRQEDNPSFRTYLDQLDESRAMLEEGTVSLNLEARLERAREERDIDDLRAEAVQSPLEEEEGEEKDDPVLDETLNIMADMIRMDRDNVARSGDREPGA, encoded by the coding sequence TTGATCAAACGTCTATTATTCCTATGCTGGTGCGCGCTGGCCGCATTGACCGCAACCGCGGAGGATCGGTCCGGCGACACGCCGTTCGATTCGCGGCCGATCGCGAAGCAGCTCGCGCGCCGGCTGCCTAAGATGCATCTGCTCGATCAGCCGCTCAACGACGAGATCGCGACCAACGCCCTGACCATCTTCCTCGACTCGCTCGACTATAACCACAGCTATTTCATGCGGAGCGATGTGGAGTCGTTCCGCGCCGAGGCCGACCGGCTCGACGACCGGCTGAAAAAGGGCGACACCTCCTTCGCCCGCGAAGTCTTCTCCGTGTTCATGTCGCGCGTCAGCAACCGCGTCGATCATGTCACTGCACTGCTGAATGAGGGGTTCAGGCTCGATCGCGAGGAGATCTACGACTGGAAACGCGACCGTGCACCCTGGCCCGAAGATCGCGAAGCGTGGGACGAACTCTGGCGCAAACGGGTTAAAAACGAGTACGTGGCGCGCCGCGTCAGCCTGGAACTGGACCGGGAAGCCACGAATCGCACCGATGCGGCCGGTTCCGGGCCGCCCGGAAGCGGTGAAGGCGATACGGGCTCCGCGGACAGGGACCTCGAAGAGCAGCTCGAATCGCCGGAGGCGTTCATTCGCGATTCGTACCAGCAATACCTGACCGTGCTGCGCGATTACGACGAGGAATGGCTCGTGGAGCGTTATCTCAACGCCTTTGCGCGCGCCTACGATCCGCACAGCAATTACATGTCGCCCTCCACCGTGGAGGACTTCAACATCTCCATGCGGCTGTCGCTGGTGGGGATCGGGGCGGTGCTCCGCAGTGAGGACGGGGCGGCAAAGATCGTGCGCATCATCCCGGGCGGCCCGGCGGATCGCGACGGGCGGCTGCAGCCCGGCGACAAGATCATCGCGGTCGGCCAGGGCGACGAACAGCCGCAGAGTGTGCTTCACTGGCCGCTGAACAAAACGGTCCAGCTCATCCGCGGCGAGAAGGACACCACGGTCGTCCTCAGGGTGATCCCCGCGGCCCGCGCCCGCGGGGGACGCACCGAGACGATCGCCCTGGTCCGCGACAAAGTCAAACTCGAGGAGCAGGCCGCCAAAGGCGAGGTCCGGGAGGTTGATCTGCGCGGCGGCACCTACCGGGTCGGGCTGGCCACCCTCCCCGATTTCTATCTCGACATGGAAGCGGCCCGCGAGAACCCGGAGAAGGCGCGCCGGTCTTCCCGCGACATGCGCCGGATCCTGAACGACCTGATCGAAAAAGGGGCCGAAGGACTCGTACTCGATCTGCGCAGCAACGGCGGCGGATCGCTCCAGGAGGCCATCCACATAACCGGGCAGTTCATCAATGCCGGGCCCGTCGTACAGATCCGGGAGCGGCGCTGGGGCGTGCAGGTGCTCAGCGACACCGACACGGGCCGGCTCTACTCCGGCCCGCTGGTCGTGCTCGTAAACCGGCTCAGCGCCTCCGCGTCGGAGATTCTGGCCGGGGCGCTGCAGGATTATGGACGCGCCATTATCGTCGGCGACCGCCGCACCCACGGCAAGGGTACGGTCCAGACCATCGTGCCGCTCGATCAGAACCGCGACGAGCTGGGAAAGATCAAGGTGACCACCGCCAGCTTTTTCCGGATCAACGGAAGTTCGACGCAGGTCCGCGGGGTCGAATCCGACATCGTCCTCCCCTCCGTACTGCAGTACATGGACATCGGCGAGAACGAGCTTCCCCACGCCCTGGGATGGAGCCGCATCGGCCATGCCTTTTACCGTCCCACGCGCTACTGGAGGGACATGCTGCCCGAACTGCTCCGCAACTCCGAGACGCGGCAGGAGGATAATCCGTCGTTCCGCACCTATCTCGACCAACTCGACGAAAGCCGCGCCATGCTCGAGGAAGGGACGGTTTCGCTGAACCTGGAGGCGCGGCTTGAACGCGCCCGGGAGGAGCGGGATATCGACGACCTGCGCGCGGAGGCGGTGCAGTCGCCGCTGGAGGAAGAAGAGGGCGAAGAGAAGGACGACCCGGTCCTCGACGAGACCCTGAACATCATGGCGGACATGATCCGCATGGACCGGGACAACGTCGCGCGGAGCGGAGACCGGGAACCGGGCGCCTGA
- a CDS encoding AEC family transporter, with protein sequence MPDTFMLLVFNVLCILAMMLPGVIARRRGWLTAEGTRQLANLLINVVFPCLIFTSIYSKYTLRTLARDWEVPLLGAAIMLTGFAVGRAALTAFRNEESGRRRAFLFQCTVNNFVFLPLPIVLFLYGDRGVAVLVFSSLGAKLVLWTLGAGTLQGQTLRSADFRGLLNPALIAIPVAIAVRALTDAAGWSGALLDPEGRNLGAFLFRTTRTVGEATIPLAMIVAGSRVGSQRIRQFRDPMLWTMSAVRLVAVPALALGLLYALPLPPMVERVMSIVAVMPVAISGIALAEVYGGDRAFMSAGVLLTHALALVIVPLWLAAFL encoded by the coding sequence ATGCCCGACACCTTCATGCTGCTCGTATTCAATGTGCTCTGTATCCTGGCGATGATGCTGCCCGGCGTCATCGCGCGCCGCCGGGGCTGGCTGACGGCCGAAGGCACGCGGCAGCTCGCCAACCTGCTGATCAATGTGGTCTTCCCCTGTCTCATTTTCACCTCGATCTACAGCAAGTACACGCTCCGAACCCTCGCGCGCGACTGGGAGGTGCCCCTGCTGGGCGCGGCGATCATGCTGACCGGGTTCGCCGTCGGCCGCGCCGCCCTGACCGCCTTCCGGAACGAGGAGTCGGGAAGACGCCGCGCCTTTCTTTTTCAGTGCACGGTCAACAACTTCGTCTTTCTGCCGCTGCCGATCGTGCTGTTTCTTTACGGCGACCGCGGCGTGGCGGTGCTCGTGTTTTCTTCGCTGGGCGCGAAATTGGTGCTCTGGACGCTGGGGGCCGGGACCCTGCAGGGACAGACGCTCCGTTCGGCCGACTTCCGCGGGCTGCTGAATCCCGCCCTGATCGCAATTCCCGTCGCGATCGCCGTGCGCGCGCTCACCGACGCCGCAGGCTGGTCCGGGGCGCTGCTCGACCCCGAGGGCCGCAACCTCGGCGCTTTTCTGTTCCGCACAACCCGGACGGTCGGAGAGGCCACGATCCCCCTGGCCATGATCGTGGCGGGCAGCCGGGTCGGGTCACAGCGCATCCGTCAATTCCGGGACCCGATGCTCTGGACGATGAGCGCCGTGCGCCTGGTCGCGGTTCCCGCCCTCGCGCTGGGACTGCTGTACGCGCTTCCGCTGCCGCCGATGGTGGAACGCGTGATGAGCATCGTCGCCGTGATGCCGGTCGCGATCAGCGGAATCGCACTGGCGGAGGTGTACGGCGGTGACCGGGCCTTCATGTCCGCGGGGGTCCTGCTGACCCATGCGCTGGCGCTCGTCATCGTGCCGCTGTGGCTGGCGGCGTTCCTCTAG
- a CDS encoding DegT/DnrJ/EryC1/StrS family aminotransferase: MNVPLLDLRRQYETLRDEIEPAVREIFETQRFVGGPAVEACERAMAEYCGAAFGCGVSSGTDALLVSLMAEDIGEGDEVLTTPFTFFATAGSIIRSGARPVFADIDPVTYNLDPEAAAAAVTSSTRALMPVHLFGQPAAMDPLGRLAEERGLAMIEDACQAVGAEYRGRRAGSFGDYGCFSFFPSKNLGGAGDGGMIVTGDEARVKRLKSLRNHGMEERYHHHTIGGNFRLDALQAAVVTIKLRYLEAWSEARRANAERYARLFAGTACFRSGAVRLPETAPERRHIFNQYVIRAERRDALMARLRESDVGCAVYYPVPLHLQPCFRSLGYARGDFPVSEKAAAEVLALPIFPELTDDEASRVVEAVEAFYRDDA; this comes from the coding sequence ATGAACGTACCTCTTCTGGATCTTCGACGTCAGTACGAAACCCTGCGCGATGAAATCGAACCCGCCGTCCGGGAGATTTTCGAGACGCAGCGCTTTGTCGGCGGTCCGGCGGTGGAGGCATGCGAGCGCGCCATGGCGGAATACTGCGGCGCGGCCTTCGGCTGCGGGGTCTCCTCGGGTACGGACGCGCTGCTCGTCTCGCTGATGGCGGAGGACATCGGGGAGGGCGACGAGGTGCTGACGACGCCCTTCACCTTCTTCGCGACCGCGGGATCGATTATTCGCTCCGGCGCGCGGCCGGTATTCGCGGACATCGATCCCGTCACCTACAACCTCGATCCCGAAGCCGCCGCCGCCGCGGTGACCTCCTCGACCCGGGCGCTGATGCCCGTGCATCTATTCGGGCAGCCGGCGGCCATGGATCCGCTCGGCCGGCTGGCGGAGGAGCGCGGTCTCGCGATGATCGAAGACGCCTGCCAGGCGGTCGGAGCGGAATACCGCGGGCGGCGGGCCGGGTCGTTCGGGGACTACGGCTGCTTCTCGTTCTTTCCTTCCAAAAATCTCGGCGGGGCGGGGGACGGCGGAATGATCGTCACCGGCGACGAGGCCAGAGTGAAGCGCCTGAAGTCGCTGCGCAATCACGGCATGGAAGAACGCTACCACCATCACACCATAGGCGGAAACTTCCGTCTGGACGCGCTGCAGGCGGCGGTGGTGACGATCAAGCTACGCTATCTCGAGGCGTGGAGCGAGGCGCGTCGCGCCAACGCCGAACGATACGCCCGGCTCTTCGCCGGGACCGCCTGCTTCCGGTCGGGTGCGGTCCGCCTGCCGGAGACGGCGCCCGAACGGCGGCATATCTTCAACCAGTACGTGATCCGCGCCGAACGGCGTGACGCGCTGATGGCCCGTCTGCGCGAATCGGACGTGGGTTGCGCCGTCTACTATCCCGTTCCGCTGCACCTGCAGCCCTGTTTCAGGTCGCTGGGATACGCGCGCGGCGATTTCCCCGTGAGTGAAAAGGCGGCCGCCGAAGTGCTCGCCCTGCCGATCTTTCCGGAACTCACCGACGACGAGGCCTCCCGCGTGGTGGAGGCGGTCGAGGCGTTCTACCGGGACGACGCCTAG
- a CDS encoding mechanosensitive ion channel family protein, with amino-acid sequence MEAWQEFQVAGNEWWRIAALFGCVLGGLLIGALVRWWLQRVSSGSRLRSRRIMRTVVFAVARPAMFFFFVTGLQAGLRFLRLSEGVQGLANDTVRVLFTISVAYLLYALVDVLEQVLKRAADGTKTRLDDMMVPMVRKSARVTVVVLALVQIAQILSDKPITSILAGLGVGGLAVALAAQDTLKNFFGSLLIFADKPFEMGDRVKFSGYDGPIEEVGFRSTRIRTLEGHLVTIPNAQLANAPIENIGKRPHIRRVMKIGVTYDTPPEKVDRALEIVGEVLDRHEGMDPSLPPRIYFDDFGAFSLDIIVFYWYHPADYWKYKTFSGEVNRELLRRFNEEGIEFAFPTQTLYLAGDENRPLGVDTGPGG; translated from the coding sequence ATGGAGGCATGGCAGGAGTTTCAGGTGGCCGGGAACGAGTGGTGGCGGATCGCCGCGCTTTTCGGCTGCGTGCTGGGCGGATTGCTGATCGGTGCGCTGGTGCGCTGGTGGCTGCAGCGTGTCAGCTCGGGTTCCCGTCTCCGGAGTCGGCGAATCATGCGGACGGTGGTTTTCGCGGTGGCCCGGCCGGCCATGTTTTTCTTTTTCGTAACGGGACTGCAGGCTGGTCTGCGTTTTCTGAGGTTGAGCGAGGGGGTACAGGGCCTGGCCAACGATACGGTCCGCGTACTCTTCACCATCTCGGTTGCCTACCTCCTCTACGCGCTGGTCGACGTGCTCGAACAGGTTCTCAAACGCGCCGCCGACGGCACGAAGACGCGGCTCGACGATATGATGGTGCCGATGGTGCGCAAGAGCGCGCGGGTGACGGTCGTCGTGCTCGCCCTGGTGCAGATCGCCCAGATCCTGAGCGATAAGCCGATCACCTCCATACTGGCCGGGCTCGGCGTCGGCGGTCTCGCCGTCGCACTGGCCGCACAGGATACGCTCAAGAACTTTTTCGGCTCGCTGCTCATCTTCGCCGACAAGCCGTTCGAGATGGGCGATCGCGTAAAGTTTTCAGGCTACGACGGGCCGATCGAGGAGGTCGGTTTCCGCTCGACCCGTATCCGGACCCTGGAAGGCCACCTGGTCACTATTCCCAACGCCCAGCTCGCCAACGCCCCGATCGAGAATATCGGTAAGCGACCGCACATCCGGCGCGTGATGAAAATCGGGGTTACCTACGATACGCCGCCGGAAAAGGTCGACCGCGCACTCGAAATCGTGGGGGAGGTGCTCGACCGCCACGAGGGCATGGATCCCTCCCTGCCGCCGCGGATCTATTTCGACGACTTCGGCGCCTTCTCGCTGGATATCATCGTCTTCTACTGGTATCACCCCGCCGATTACTGGAAGTACAAGACCTTCAGCGGTGAGGTCAACCGAGAGCTGCTGCGGCGGTTCAACGAGGAAGGTATCGAGTTCGCGTTTCCGACTCAGACCCTGTATCTCGCCGGCGATGAAAACCGCCCGCTGGGAGTCGATACGGGGCCGGGCGGCTGA
- the serC gene encoding 3-phosphoserine/phosphohydroxythreonine transaminase, whose amino-acid sequence MMARVYNFSPGPATLPEEVLKEAQTQLADYKGSGMSILESSHRGKEYSAVHEEARSNIAELLNLTEDYAVLFMSGGASTQFALAPMNLMGEGGRADYVDSGSWSTKAIKEARKIGEVHLAADVKDASPARMPKPEELTLDPGAAYLHLTSNETIAGTQWKTFPDTGEVPIVADMSSDICSRTFDVNPFGLIYAGAQKNLGPAGVTIVVIRRDLAERAAGHLPTLFQYRTFVEKDSLANTPPVFPIYIVSLVTRWLLDKGGIAGIEQQNRDKAAKLYAAIDGSDFYRGTAAADSRSDMNVTFRLAEEELEKTFIEEAARQGMKGLKGHRSVGGVRASIYNAFPVEGVDALVDFMKEFEKKNG is encoded by the coding sequence ATCATGGCCAGAGTCTACAATTTCAGTCCCGGACCGGCGACGCTCCCCGAGGAGGTGCTGAAGGAAGCCCAGACGCAGCTCGCGGATTACAAGGGCAGCGGGATGTCGATCCTCGAATCCAGCCATCGCGGCAAAGAATATTCCGCCGTGCACGAGGAGGCCCGCAGCAATATCGCCGAACTGCTGAACCTTACGGAGGACTACGCCGTGCTCTTTATGTCCGGCGGGGCGAGCACGCAATTCGCGCTGGCGCCGATGAACCTGATGGGCGAGGGCGGCCGCGCGGATTACGTCGACTCCGGATCGTGGTCGACCAAGGCGATCAAGGAGGCACGGAAAATCGGGGAGGTCCATCTGGCCGCCGACGTCAAGGACGCTTCGCCCGCGCGGATGCCGAAGCCGGAGGAACTGACCCTGGATCCCGGCGCCGCCTACCTGCACCTGACGAGCAACGAGACCATCGCCGGGACGCAGTGGAAGACCTTCCCGGATACCGGCGAGGTGCCGATCGTGGCCGATATGTCCTCCGACATCTGTTCGCGCACGTTCGACGTGAACCCCTTCGGCCTGATCTACGCCGGCGCACAGAAAAACCTGGGCCCCGCGGGGGTCACCATCGTCGTCATCCGCCGGGACCTGGCCGAGCGCGCGGCAGGACACCTTCCGACGCTGTTCCAGTACCGCACGTTCGTCGAAAAGGACTCGCTGGCGAACACGCCGCCGGTGTTCCCGATCTATATCGTGTCGCTGGTGACGCGCTGGCTGCTGGATAAGGGCGGGATCGCCGGGATCGAGCAGCAGAACCGCGACAAGGCGGCCAAACTCTACGCGGCGATCGATGGCTCGGACTTCTACCGGGGCACCGCGGCTGCGGATTCGCGCTCGGATATGAACGTCACCTTCCGCCTGGCCGAAGAGGAACTCGAAAAGACCTTCATCGAAGAGGCCGCCCGGCAGGGCATGAAGGGCCTGAAAGGACACCGCTCGGTCGGCGGCGTCCGCGCCTCGATCTATAACGCCTTCCCGGTCGAAGGCGTCGATGCGCTGGTCGACTTCATGAAGGAGTTCGAGAAGAAAAACGGGTAA